A genomic stretch from Pieris napi chromosome 18, ilPieNapi1.2, whole genome shotgun sequence includes:
- the LOC125058910 gene encoding venom dipeptidyl peptidase 4-like produces MLLAFSAASQAAPAWFHVDRKGPECLNRWHPIPAPGPFHGIKLIPSLAIPVGSLPLPSRNLDYYGNLASYLYSSWDSDSDEDLPTSPAPSKKKKKKVVENKPRNLPCLYHDAHVSPSSAYFVLECLGPGVPTSGLYKTALPEPRLIMHLENNTSVKERLPGIALPTPRTFSVQLSSGHAARVRLLLPPGLREDEVTKYPLVLKVDHTANFAKKETAKLVMLLKDYTVVTCKQLITAAIYKKMQQLEISVSLNSDGSRHRSVKFNIHLMKV; encoded by the exons ATGCTTCTAGctttttcagccgcttcacaagccgcaccagcttggttccatgtagataGGAAGGGGCCAGAGTGTCTGAACAGGTGGCATCCCATACCAGCACCCGGCCCATTCCATGGAATCAAACTCATACCGTCTCTTGCAATACCAGTCGGCTCACTA CCTCTACCATCGAGAAACCTGGACTATTATGGAAACCTAGCTTCGTATCTATACAGCTCCTGGGATAGCGACTCCGATGAGGATCTGCCTACATCACCGGCTCCAAGtaagaagaaaaagaaaaaagtagtTG AAAACAAACCCCGTAATTTACCGTGTCTGTATCACGATGCCCACGTCAGTCCGTCATCAGCGTACTTTGTGCTGGAGTGTCTTGGACCTGGTGTACCCACTTCAGGTCTCTATAAAACTGCTTTGCCTGAACCAAGGCTCATCATGCATTTGGAGAATAATACATCTGTTAAG GAACGACTTCCAGGCATAGCTTTACCAACGCCTAGAACGTTCTCAGTTCAGCTTTCAAGCGGTCACGCGGCGCGGGTGAGGCTGTTACTGCCTCCGGGGCTAAGAGAAGATGAGGTCACGAAGTACCCTCTGGTGCTTAAAGT GGACCATACTGCTAACTTCGCCAAAAAAGAAACTGCCAAACTGGTGATGCTTCTCAAGGATTACACAGTCGTAACCTGCAAACAACTGATCACTGCAGCAATCTACAAAAAGATGCAGCAGCTGGAAATCTCTGTGTCTCTCAACTCAGATGGGTCTAGACACCGaagtgttaaatttaatatacatttaatgaagGTGTAg